The following proteins are encoded in a genomic region of Candidatus Dependentiae bacterium:
- a CDS encoding nucleotide pyrophosphohydrolase → MTDTTITLEQLKTTAAHFVAERDWAQYHSPKNLSMVVSIEAGELMEKFLWLTTQESIQEIEKNRQEIEHECADVLFALLCFANAANIDLSKAFEVKLAEIGKKYSVEKSKGRREKYTKL, encoded by the coding sequence ATGACAGATACGACAATTACTCTTGAGCAGCTCAAAACAACGGCAGCGCATTTTGTTGCCGAACGTGATTGGGCGCAATATCATTCACCAAAGAATCTTAGTATGGTTGTGTCGATAGAAGCGGGCGAGTTAATGGAGAAATTTCTATGGCTTACCACGCAAGAATCTATTCAAGAAATTGAAAAAAATCGCCAAGAAATTGAACATGAATGTGCCGATGTGCTTTTTGCACTGCTTTGTTTTGCCAATGCGGCAAACATTGATTTGAGCAAGGCGTTCGAAGTTAAATTAGCTGAAATCGGTAAGAAATATTCAGTAGAAAAGTCTAAAGGTCGTCGAGAAAAGTACACAAAGCTGTAA
- the uvrA gene encoding excinuclease ABC subunit UvrA — protein sequence MKIEQGKKLLEKNGCIKVFGAKEHNLKNIDVVIPKNTLTVITGPSGSGKSSLALDILYTEGKRRYMESLSSYARQFLGVAKKPDVERIEGLCPSIAIEQKTVGSNPRSTVGTITEIYDYLRVLYARIGIVHCPTCQTVIKAESPENITAMILKNFQGSIITLAAPIAIEKKGEFIHELEGLFNKGFYRFRVDGVAHKFQSIDDIKKLKLQKTYKHSIDLMLDVVEVTAQERSRLQEAIEKAFSLASGLAKVIVGDKEFLYSSHKMCLRCAQSIPELEPRFFSFNSPIGACKECHGLGKIHEWPWAEGDPQAWKADYPDFFGNKYATEHTCSTCHGKRLNAFALAVTIGGKNIYDLSDLAIKNLLIFFKQLTLDETSLEIAKSLIQEIVNRITFLNDVGLNYLSLNRSARTLSGGEGQRIRLATQIGSALSGVLYILDEPSIGLHQRDNDRLINTLRTLRDLGNTVVVEHDHDTMNASDYIIDMGPAAGVLGGQVTAVGTPKELAANKNSLTGAYLSGRRFIALPKTLREPSGHITLRHARKNNLKDLTVQFPLGVLCGISGVSGSGKSTLIMQELVPALERELQGSRRMDASEGDDMQGAENLESMVVIDQAPIGRTPRSNPATYLGIFDDIRKLFASLPESNARGYTVGRFSFNVAQGRCFECSGDGVIKVTMHFLPEVTMICKSCKGKRYNAETLSILYKGKHVADILEMTAYEALEFFKAHTQIAKRLSLLCDVGLDYLKLGQASTTLSGGEAQRIKLVDELAKRGNKTLYILDEPTTGLHTSDIERLLMVLNRLVDKGNSMIIIEHNIDVLKTVDHLIDLGPEGGDEGGIIVAQGTPTQVAQCKQSHTGHYLKSVL from the coding sequence ATGAAGATCGAACAAGGTAAAAAATTATTAGAAAAAAATGGCTGCATTAAGGTGTTTGGTGCCAAGGAGCATAACCTTAAAAACATCGATGTAGTCATTCCAAAGAATACTTTAACGGTCATTACTGGTCCATCAGGATCGGGTAAAAGTTCGTTAGCGCTTGATATATTATATACTGAGGGCAAGCGTCGTTATATGGAATCACTTTCCTCCTATGCGCGCCAATTTTTAGGTGTTGCAAAAAAACCTGATGTTGAGCGTATTGAGGGCTTGTGTCCTTCAATTGCCATCGAACAAAAGACAGTTGGCTCCAATCCGCGGTCTACGGTGGGCACTATTACCGAAATTTATGACTACCTACGGGTTCTTTATGCGCGTATAGGTATTGTGCATTGCCCGACCTGCCAAACGGTCATTAAGGCCGAATCGCCAGAAAATATCACCGCGATGATCCTCAAAAACTTTCAGGGGTCGATTATCACCCTGGCTGCTCCTATTGCCATAGAAAAGAAGGGCGAATTTATCCACGAACTTGAGGGACTCTTTAATAAGGGGTTTTATAGGTTCCGTGTTGACGGGGTTGCTCATAAATTTCAATCAATAGACGATATCAAAAAACTGAAGCTGCAAAAGACCTATAAGCACTCCATAGATTTGATGCTTGATGTGGTTGAAGTCACAGCTCAGGAGCGTTCACGTTTACAAGAGGCGATAGAGAAAGCTTTCAGCTTAGCAAGCGGTTTGGCTAAAGTTATCGTGGGCGACAAAGAATTTCTGTATTCTTCTCATAAAATGTGTTTGCGTTGTGCGCAATCGATTCCAGAACTTGAACCACGATTTTTCTCCTTTAATTCGCCCATTGGCGCGTGTAAAGAGTGTCACGGGTTGGGTAAGATTCATGAGTGGCCATGGGCTGAGGGCGATCCTCAAGCATGGAAGGCTGATTACCCAGACTTTTTTGGTAATAAATATGCTACGGAACATACCTGTTCTACGTGTCATGGTAAACGTTTGAATGCATTTGCGTTAGCGGTGACTATCGGTGGTAAGAATATTTATGATCTATCTGATCTTGCCATTAAAAATTTATTAATCTTCTTTAAGCAATTAACTTTAGATGAAACATCACTTGAGATAGCCAAAAGTTTAATTCAAGAGATTGTGAATCGTATCACCTTCTTGAACGATGTAGGATTAAACTATTTATCATTGAACCGTTCGGCACGAACCCTTTCGGGTGGCGAAGGCCAGCGTATTAGACTTGCAACACAAATTGGTTCAGCTTTGAGTGGTGTTCTTTATATTCTTGACGAACCGAGTATTGGTTTGCACCAGCGGGATAACGATCGTTTGATTAATACGTTGAGAACATTGCGTGATTTAGGCAACACGGTGGTGGTGGAGCATGACCACGACACGATGAATGCCTCAGATTATATTATTGATATGGGTCCTGCAGCAGGGGTTCTTGGTGGTCAGGTAACTGCCGTTGGCACACCCAAAGAGCTTGCCGCTAATAAAAATTCATTAACCGGTGCTTATTTAAGTGGTAGACGCTTTATCGCATTACCCAAAACTTTACGTGAACCTTCTGGTCACATCACGCTGCGCCATGCTCGTAAAAACAATTTGAAAGATTTGACGGTCCAATTTCCGTTGGGCGTATTGTGTGGTATTTCCGGTGTTTCTGGGTCGGGTAAAAGTACCTTGATTATGCAGGAGTTAGTGCCTGCCTTAGAGCGCGAATTGCAAGGTTCTCGACGTATGGATGCGTCAGAGGGCGATGATATGCAGGGAGCAGAGAACCTTGAGAGCATGGTGGTGATTGACCAAGCACCTATTGGCAGAACGCCGCGCTCTAACCCAGCAACTTACCTGGGCATTTTTGACGATATTCGTAAGTTATTTGCCTCGCTACCAGAAAGTAATGCGCGTGGGTACACCGTAGGACGTTTCAGCTTTAACGTTGCCCAAGGTCGTTGTTTTGAATGTTCTGGTGATGGCGTCATTAAAGTTACCATGCATTTCTTGCCTGAAGTAACCATGATCTGTAAATCATGCAAAGGCAAGCGTTATAATGCTGAAACCTTGTCTATTTTATACAAAGGTAAGCACGTAGCTGATATCTTAGAAATGACTGCCTATGAGGCATTGGAATTCTTTAAAGCGCATACGCAGATTGCAAAACGATTGAGTTTGTTGTGCGATGTGGGGCTTGATTATCTTAAACTTGGCCAAGCGTCGACGACGCTATCTGGTGGTGAAGCGCAGCGTATTAAGTTGGTTGATGAGTTGGCAAAACGGGGTAACAAAACCCTCTATATTCTTGACGAACCAACAACAGGCTTGCATACGAGTGACATTGAACGCTTGCTGATGGTCTTGAATCGTTTGGTGGATAAAGGTAACTCTATGATTATCATTGAACATAACATTGATGTCCTCAAGACGGTTGACCATCTTATTGACCTTGGGCCTGAAGGTGGCGATGAAGGTGGCATTATTGTTGCACAGGGTACGCCTACTCAGGTTGCTCAGTGTAAACAAAGTCACACCGGACATTATTTGAAAAGCGTTCTATAA
- a CDS encoding VTT domain-containing protein, producing the protein MLSNVKRVYTWMGTRVHSRYADVILGLFFYLEAIFFIPTDPMLIVYCIERRDRAYVYATIATICSVLGGLTGYFIGYWLWMTAGQQIIHNPLVSYVMQPDTFHYLCGLYKKYEALAILAAAFTPIPYKAATLTAGFCNLSLMPFIIASLIGRGARFYLYAITISIWGEKIKQYIDRYFNMLVVLAMVLIVGAMLLMKKS; encoded by the coding sequence ATGCTCAGTAATGTAAAAAGGGTGTATACATGGATGGGCACACGTGTTCATTCACGCTATGCAGATGTTATTTTGGGGCTCTTCTTTTATCTTGAAGCAATTTTTTTTATTCCAACCGATCCTATGCTCATTGTCTATTGCATTGAGCGACGCGACAGAGCGTACGTCTACGCAACTATTGCAACGATATGCTCCGTACTTGGTGGTTTAACTGGATACTTCATCGGTTATTGGCTTTGGATGACCGCCGGCCAGCAAATCATTCATAACCCACTGGTCAGCTACGTTATGCAACCAGACACCTTCCATTATCTGTGCGGATTGTATAAAAAATACGAAGCATTAGCCATTCTGGCAGCTGCGTTCACCCCAATTCCTTACAAAGCAGCAACATTAACTGCCGGATTTTGCAACTTATCTCTTATGCCATTTATTATCGCATCACTTATTGGTCGTGGCGCTCGATTCTATCTCTACGCAATCACTATCAGTATTTGGGGTGAGAAAATCAAACAATATATTGACCGCTACTTTAATATGCTAGTAGTCTTGGCTATGGTACTCATTGTAGGCGCCATGTTACTCATGAAAAAATCATAA
- a CDS encoding trypsin-like peptidase domain-containing protein: protein MHSYSKIGIAFGCIVGLVGTGGVVILSQRQRVLEEALSTMRDQKVALATCIDVPSRLCLSGPSGSASYAGQAPAPVEKMVSTSQVWRPIQDKVKDTVVQIFSQIAETDLLQPYKTPAQYSAYGSGFFINENGDIITNAHVVDQARSIWIQIPSLGKRIIDVEVVSVSPERDLALLRVKPDGLEVIRKTLGAVPYLPLGDSDIVRRSDEVMALGYPLGQQSVKSTTGVISGREQHLIQMSAAINPGNSGGPLVNTKGEVVGINAANVPSAQNVGYIIPINDLKIVLNDFYNVKLLRKPFLGVLFNNATDSLTQYLGNPQPGGCYVVEIVKGSTLDKAGIKRGDMIYEINGNRLDIFGEMSVAWSEDKVSIIDYVTRLSIGQDMKLVAYRNGTRKEATIKFTQGTMPAIHRIYPGYESIDYEVFGGMVVTPLTLNHIHMLAGSASGLAKFAELKNQNQQKLVITHIFPNSQLYRSRTLAVGATLNEINGMEVHTLEDFRKAVKKNVGTAYLTIRASDNVARASDNVFVTLPFDKVLEDESKLAMDYKYPLSAMAKDLCKIMDANKSVAIVCQKTESTEPEQATVA, encoded by the coding sequence ATGCATAGTTATTCAAAAATTGGCATAGCGTTTGGTTGTATTGTTGGTTTAGTTGGCACGGGTGGCGTTGTTATACTTTCTCAGCGGCAACGCGTACTGGAAGAAGCGCTTTCGACGATGCGTGACCAAAAAGTTGCTCTGGCAACCTGCATAGATGTTCCTTCCAGGCTCTGCTTATCCGGGCCTTCAGGCTCGGCAAGCTACGCCGGACAGGCACCAGCTCCCGTTGAAAAAATGGTTTCCACGAGCCAAGTGTGGCGACCAATTCAAGATAAAGTTAAAGACACAGTAGTTCAAATATTCTCGCAAATTGCAGAAACTGATTTGTTACAACCTTACAAAACACCGGCACAATATTCTGCGTATGGCAGTGGTTTTTTTATTAACGAGAATGGTGACATTATTACCAATGCACACGTGGTTGATCAAGCGCGTTCTATTTGGATTCAAATTCCGTCACTCGGCAAGCGCATTATTGATGTTGAAGTAGTCTCAGTTTCTCCTGAGCGCGATTTAGCGTTATTACGCGTCAAGCCTGATGGACTAGAAGTGATCAGAAAAACTTTAGGTGCTGTGCCGTATTTACCGTTGGGTGATTCTGACATTGTACGTCGTTCTGACGAAGTGATGGCGCTGGGCTATCCGCTTGGACAGCAATCGGTCAAGAGCACCACGGGTGTTATTAGTGGTCGCGAGCAACATTTAATTCAAATGAGTGCTGCAATTAATCCCGGCAATTCAGGTGGTCCACTCGTTAATACCAAGGGTGAAGTAGTTGGTATCAATGCGGCGAATGTTCCTTCGGCTCAAAACGTTGGGTATATTATTCCTATTAACGATCTTAAAATTGTGCTTAATGATTTTTATAACGTCAAGTTATTACGCAAGCCGTTCTTGGGTGTGTTGTTTAACAATGCAACTGATAGCTTGACGCAATATTTAGGCAACCCGCAACCAGGAGGTTGCTACGTGGTTGAAATTGTCAAAGGCAGCACGTTGGACAAAGCTGGCATCAAACGTGGCGACATGATTTACGAGATTAATGGTAACCGTCTTGATATTTTTGGTGAGATGTCTGTTGCGTGGTCGGAAGACAAAGTTTCGATTATTGATTATGTAACGCGTCTTTCTATTGGCCAAGATATGAAGTTGGTAGCATATCGCAATGGTACCCGTAAAGAAGCTACCATTAAGTTTACGCAAGGGACTATGCCAGCCATACATAGAATTTATCCGGGATACGAATCAATTGATTACGAAGTATTTGGTGGCATGGTGGTTACGCCATTAACCTTGAATCATATTCATATGTTAGCTGGTTCTGCATCAGGCTTGGCAAAGTTTGCTGAATTAAAAAATCAAAATCAGCAAAAATTAGTCATCACGCACATATTCCCTAATTCTCAGTTGTATCGTTCGCGTACTCTTGCGGTAGGTGCAACGCTCAACGAGATTAATGGTATGGAAGTACATACGTTGGAAGATTTTAGAAAGGCTGTTAAAAAGAATGTGGGTACTGCCTACTTGACTATTCGCGCATCGGACAACGTTGCTCGTGCATCGGACAATGTATTTGTAACATTGCCGTTTGATAAAGTGCTTGAAGACGAATCTAAGTTGGCGATGGATTATAAGTATCCCTTGTCAGCTATGGCTAAAGATTTGTGTAAGATTATGGATGCTAATAAGTCTGTTGCAATTGTATGTCAGAAGACTGAATCTACAGAACCTGAACAAGCAACAGTGGCATAG
- a CDS encoding TrkA family potassium uptake protein gives MKFCVIGLGRFGYQVATGLAEHGIEVLAIDSQENLVASIKDHVTHAICMRVTDEASLRSVGIDEMDTVIVATGENFAESVLITALLKKRLKMPKVIARAINDIHQDILKLVGADEIVLPEREIGNRLADKLSSPFIDTIHLAENFSVSQLRAPKKFVGKKLSELDIYKNYHVHCIGIKHDANTVVSIDPEDIIGEQDLLMFSGNDENLEKMAKL, from the coding sequence ATGAAATTTTGTGTTATTGGACTCGGTCGTTTTGGCTATCAAGTTGCAACTGGATTAGCCGAACATGGCATAGAAGTACTTGCCATTGACAGCCAAGAGAATCTTGTCGCTTCGATTAAAGATCACGTTACCCATGCCATATGTATGCGCGTAACCGATGAAGCATCACTGCGCAGCGTTGGCATTGACGAAATGGACACAGTTATTGTCGCTACTGGCGAAAATTTTGCTGAATCAGTACTCATCACCGCGCTCCTAAAAAAGCGCCTAAAAATGCCAAAGGTTATTGCGCGTGCTATTAACGATATTCACCAAGATATCCTCAAACTCGTCGGCGCTGATGAAATTGTTTTGCCCGAACGAGAAATTGGCAACCGTCTTGCTGACAAACTGAGCTCGCCCTTCATTGATACCATTCATCTCGCAGAAAATTTTTCGGTAAGCCAATTGCGAGCACCCAAAAAATTTGTTGGCAAAAAACTGTCTGAACTCGATATTTATAAAAACTATCATGTTCACTGCATCGGCATTAAGCATGACGCCAACACCGTGGTGTCAATTGACCCGGAAGACATTATTGGCGAGCAAGATTTACTCATGTTCTCTGGTAATGATGAAAACCTAGAAAAGATGGCAAAGCTATAA
- a CDS encoding glycine--tRNA ligase: protein MSSTTNTVVTLDKIVALCKRKGFVYQSAEIYGGLNGVYDFGHLGHLLKENIRKSWTNAMNRTEKGDILSLEGSLLGPESVWAASGHIENFHDPMVDCLKCKHRYRADELDLNKPCPHCGNKAWTEIREFNMMFKTNLGANAEQATVAYLRPETAQAIYINFKNVLSTNRVKIPFGITQIGKAFRNEITPKQFLFRMREFEQMEMEWFCKPETAEQDFEFWCKERMSFYKTIGINTSKLRFHVHDKDSLAHYSKGCKDIEYEFPFGWKELEGIAYRGDYDLTQHSKHSGKDLGVHDEQTKSSYIPHIVESSVGVDRLFLTILFDSYTEDIVEGEPRVVLKFHPTIAPIKAAFLPLIKKISEPMEKIYRDIKRKGYMVDFDESGSIGKRYRRQDEMGTPLCFTYDFESETDHCVTVRDRDTTKQERIAIDQIVNYLESTLKKA from the coding sequence ATGAGTTCTACCACTAACACCGTCGTCACGCTGGATAAAATCGTTGCCTTGTGTAAACGCAAAGGCTTTGTCTATCAATCAGCTGAAATTTATGGCGGGTTAAATGGGGTATACGATTTTGGTCATCTTGGCCATCTCTTAAAAGAAAATATTCGTAAGTCCTGGACCAACGCAATGAACCGCACCGAAAAAGGCGACATACTTTCGCTTGAAGGTTCGCTCCTCGGACCTGAATCAGTGTGGGCGGCTTCTGGCCACATCGAAAACTTTCACGATCCAATGGTCGATTGCCTCAAATGTAAACATCGCTACCGCGCGGATGAACTTGATTTGAACAAACCATGCCCTCATTGCGGCAACAAAGCATGGACAGAAATACGCGAATTTAACATGATGTTTAAAACTAATCTTGGTGCCAATGCCGAGCAAGCTACGGTGGCCTATTTACGCCCCGAAACAGCTCAAGCCATTTACATCAACTTTAAAAATGTACTATCAACCAATCGTGTTAAGATTCCTTTTGGCATCACACAAATTGGCAAAGCATTTCGTAACGAAATCACCCCAAAACAATTTTTATTCCGTATGCGCGAATTTGAGCAAATGGAAATGGAATGGTTCTGCAAACCAGAAACAGCAGAGCAAGACTTTGAATTTTGGTGCAAAGAACGTATGAGCTTTTATAAAACTATTGGTATCAACACCAGCAAACTCAGATTCCATGTACACGATAAAGATTCTCTTGCGCACTATTCCAAAGGTTGTAAAGACATTGAGTATGAATTTCCTTTTGGTTGGAAAGAGTTGGAAGGCATTGCCTACCGCGGTGATTACGACCTAACCCAACATTCAAAACATTCAGGCAAAGATCTTGGCGTGCATGACGAACAAACAAAAAGTTCTTACATTCCGCACATTGTCGAAAGTTCTGTCGGTGTTGACCGCCTATTCTTAACGATCCTCTTTGATTCTTACACCGAAGATATCGTTGAAGGCGAACCACGCGTTGTGCTCAAATTTCACCCAACCATTGCACCAATCAAAGCAGCCTTCTTGCCATTAATAAAAAAAATCAGCGAGCCTATGGAAAAAATTTACCGCGACATAAAGCGTAAGGGCTACATGGTAGACTTTGACGAGTCGGGTTCCATCGGTAAACGCTACCGCAGACAAGATGAAATGGGCACACCGCTTTGCTTTACCTACGATTTTGAAAGTGAAACCGATCATTGCGTAACCGTACGCGATCGTGATACAACAAAACAAGAACGAATCGCTATCGATCAGATTGTTAATTATTTAGAATCCACACTAAAAAAGGCATAA
- the rplU gene encoding 50S ribosomal protein L21, producing the protein MEQIIFEEYAIFATGGKQYQAIPGRTVAIEKIDAADGSMLEFTDVLLRKTANGVIEIGQPFLKTPVKASIIKQMKEPKVISFTFKRRKKVRVKKGHRQPKTVIRIEAI; encoded by the coding sequence ATGGAACAAATAATATTTGAAGAATATGCTATTTTTGCAACAGGTGGCAAACAATACCAAGCAATCCCAGGCAGAACCGTTGCGATTGAAAAAATCGACGCTGCAGATGGCTCTATGCTTGAGTTCACCGACGTTTTGTTACGCAAAACAGCAAACGGCGTTATAGAAATTGGTCAACCATTTCTAAAAACTCCTGTTAAAGCTTCTATCATCAAACAAATGAAAGAACCAAAGGTTATTTCATTTACTTTCAAACGTCGTAAAAAAGTACGCGTTAAAAAGGGTCACCGCCAACCTAAGACGGTTATCAGAATTGAAGCTATCTAA
- the mutS gene encoding DNA mismatch repair protein MutS: protein MQELTPLMQQYHMIRQQYPDMLLLFQVGDFYELFFDNAKQAAASLGIALTARGKSNGEPIPLCGVPVHALDHYLVKLVKSGFKVAICDQLEQPVPGRIVERGVTRVLTPGTLTDTKLLDEKSASYLFSFFPTADSWGLLFGELLTAQLFATVLPATSDKLLESELIRFFPDEILIPQTAMGKSFQGYFKQRGYFTTFADHVVAGSDQAAAVDEWLVQQLRGQSVQKVYENAALRSAIGTFHAYVAKNQQAALDQFKSIQFYEPEDFLLLDIATQRNLELVHNAQDGSRKNTLFAVMDRAVTPMGSRMIKKWLMRPLMKKDAIIQRQDAVVLLVQDEGITQKLEHHLSPIGDLERVIGRIALMRASLYDYLMLSQALEVVPTIAILLKSRKRVQLIEIIAHALADFQPLRALLVTALNDDNTKPWIIKPGFDHQLDRLRELVNNANQKILELEQQEQRATGINSLKIRYTQAHGYYIEVTQANLGLVPAHYTRHQTLVGRERYTTQSLRDLQHEIFNANSQIESAEKAVFDCVKREVVSHISSLRKLAHALAHLDALFGFAKVAYEHGYVRPTFNSDRHIMINDGRHPVVESALGSSFIPNDTVLNDEESTWIITGPNMGGKSTYLRQVALISIMAQCGSLVPAKSANLALLDRVFTRIGAGDNVAEGKSTFLVEMEETASICTQATKNSLVILDEVGRGTSTFDGLAIAQAVVEYIASHVQARCLFATHYHELTLLQDQIPGIVSYYAASKKTPQGILFLYKVIRGVADGSFGVEVAKLAQLPESVIIRAEQILDALARSEQQSTLNTVLVKDDFLMTKYEQLLQENKSMQVEFKKIQQQLKDQEVLLNKLAVLDYNTLSPKMAFDLLWSLKE, encoded by the coding sequence ATGCAAGAATTAACACCATTAATGCAACAATATCACATGATTAGGCAACAGTATCCGGATATGCTGTTGCTTTTTCAAGTCGGTGATTTTTACGAACTTTTTTTTGATAATGCCAAACAAGCTGCCGCGTCATTAGGCATTGCCTTAACCGCACGCGGTAAAAGCAATGGCGAGCCTATTCCGCTCTGTGGTGTACCAGTCCATGCACTCGACCATTATTTAGTTAAATTGGTCAAATCTGGTTTTAAAGTCGCCATTTGCGATCAACTCGAGCAACCAGTGCCAGGAAGAATTGTCGAGCGTGGCGTGACGCGCGTGTTAACGCCAGGCACCTTGACTGATACGAAATTGCTTGATGAAAAATCAGCATCGTATCTTTTCTCTTTTTTTCCAACCGCAGATTCCTGGGGTTTATTATTTGGTGAATTATTAACCGCACAGCTTTTTGCTACAGTATTACCAGCAACGTCTGATAAACTCTTAGAATCTGAACTTATTCGTTTTTTTCCCGATGAAATTTTAATTCCACAAACTGCCATGGGCAAATCGTTTCAAGGATATTTTAAACAACGTGGTTATTTTACCACCTTTGCCGATCACGTGGTAGCGGGGTCCGATCAAGCTGCCGCCGTCGATGAATGGCTCGTGCAACAGTTGCGTGGCCAGTCGGTGCAAAAAGTATATGAAAATGCTGCGTTACGTTCTGCCATCGGTACGTTTCATGCCTATGTCGCTAAAAATCAGCAAGCAGCATTGGATCAATTCAAGTCGATTCAATTTTATGAACCAGAAGACTTTTTATTGCTGGATATTGCTACACAACGTAATTTAGAACTTGTGCATAATGCGCAAGATGGCAGTAGAAAAAATACGCTGTTTGCCGTCATGGATCGCGCCGTGACGCCAATGGGTTCTCGCATGATTAAAAAATGGCTCATGCGTCCTTTGATGAAAAAGGATGCAATTATTCAGCGCCAAGATGCCGTTGTATTATTAGTTCAGGATGAAGGCATTACGCAAAAACTGGAACATCATTTATCACCTATTGGTGATCTTGAACGTGTCATTGGCCGTATCGCCTTAATGCGTGCATCGCTCTATGATTATTTGATGTTGTCGCAGGCGCTTGAAGTTGTGCCGACCATTGCGATATTATTAAAATCGCGCAAACGGGTACAGCTTATCGAAATTATCGCGCATGCTCTAGCAGACTTTCAACCACTGCGCGCATTGCTGGTGACAGCACTGAATGACGACAACACAAAACCATGGATTATTAAGCCAGGGTTTGACCATCAACTGGATCGATTACGAGAACTGGTCAATAATGCTAATCAAAAAATTTTAGAACTTGAGCAACAAGAGCAACGTGCAACCGGCATCAATTCATTAAAAATTAGATACACACAAGCACATGGCTACTATATTGAAGTCACGCAAGCCAATCTTGGTTTAGTGCCAGCGCATTACACGCGCCATCAAACGTTGGTGGGCCGCGAGCGATATACCACGCAATCGTTGCGTGACTTGCAACACGAAATTTTTAATGCAAATTCCCAGATTGAGTCAGCAGAAAAAGCAGTATTTGACTGCGTCAAACGTGAGGTGGTGTCGCATATCAGTTCGTTACGTAAACTTGCGCATGCTCTCGCTCATTTGGATGCGCTTTTTGGGTTTGCAAAAGTTGCCTATGAACATGGCTATGTGCGACCGACTTTTAATAGCGATCGTCACATTATGATCAATGATGGCCGTCATCCCGTGGTGGAGAGTGCGTTGGGTAGTTCTTTTATTCCTAATGATACGGTGCTCAATGATGAAGAATCGACATGGATTATTACTGGTCCGAACATGGGCGGCAAGTCGACTTATTTACGACAAGTGGCGTTGATTTCTATTATGGCACAATGTGGTTCATTGGTGCCGGCAAAATCTGCCAACCTTGCATTGCTTGATCGTGTGTTTACGCGTATTGGTGCAGGGGACAATGTTGCCGAAGGCAAAAGTACCTTCTTGGTAGAGATGGAAGAGACGGCCTCAATTTGTACGCAGGCTACCAAAAATAGTTTAGTGATTTTAGACGAAGTTGGCCGTGGCACGAGTACCTTTGATGGTCTTGCTATTGCCCAAGCAGTAGTAGAATACATTGCCAGCCATGTCCAAGCACGATGTTTATTTGCAACCCATTACCATGAGCTGACGCTCTTACAGGATCAAATTCCTGGTATCGTCAGTTATTATGCAGCGAGCAAAAAAACGCCGCAGGGTATTTTATTTTTATATAAAGTTATACGTGGTGTTGCCGATGGCAGCTTTGGCGTTGAAGTAGCAAAATTGGCGCAATTACCTGAGTCGGTCATTATTCGTGCTGAACAAATTCTTGATGCGCTTGCGCGCAGTGAACAGCAAAGTACGTTGAATACTGTACTAGTAAAAGACGATTTCTTGATGACAAAATATGAGCAGTTATTGCAAGAGAACAAGAGCATGCAGGTTGAGTTTAAAAAAATTCAGCAGCAATTGAAGGATCAAGAAGTTTTATTGAACAAGTTGGCGGTTCTTGATTATAATACGCTGTCGCCAAAGATGGCATTTGATTTGTTATGGTCATTGAAAGAATAA